In Streptomyces sp. NBC_00569, a single genomic region encodes these proteins:
- a CDS encoding DNA polymerase III subunit alpha, whose amino-acid sequence MPGFTHLHTVSGFSLRYGASHPERLAGRASERGMDALALTDRDTLAGSVRFAKACVKAGVRPLFGTDLAVSGPPPTASAASGHAPAERRRQPVRGGAFIDESTPRVTFLAREGARGWASLCRLVTAAHATGEPRLTWEDNHGDGLTVLLGPASDVGRALAAGRPDRAARLLAPWREIYGDALRLEAVHHGREGAGPGSLRLAARTVGFAAEQGIRPVLTNDVRYADPGLGPVADVLDAARRLVPVDPRKELDSGERWLKDADAMLMTAERVVEAAGFRRDAAYRLLEQTNAAAAECRVDPEDDLGIGSVHFPEPRLVGAGRRTAQRVLASRAAAGMLRLGYDRKREYWERMHRELDIIAHHGFATYFLTVSQVVDDVRNMGIRVAARGSGAGSLVNHLLGIAHADPVEHGLLMERFLSKRRSVLPDIDIDVESARRLEVYRAIIGRFGAERVATVSMPETYRVRHAVRDVGAALSMDPADIDRIAKSFPHIRARDARAALEELPELRELAGESRQGGDRYGRMWELVEALDALPRGIAMHPCGVLLSDASLLARTPVMPTSGEGFPMSQFDKEDVEDLGLLKLDVLGVRMQSAMAHAVAETERATGSTVDLDAVAPGDPETYRLIKSTETLGCFQIESPGQRDLVGRLQPATFHDLVVDISLFRPGPVAADMVRPFIEARHGRAPVRYPHRDLEGPLKETYGVVVFHEQIIEIVNIMTGCGRDEADRVRRGLSDPDAQGRIRFWFAQQAAAHGYDAETIARTWEIVEAFGSYGFCKAHAVAFAVPTYQSAWLKAHHPAAFYAGLLTHDPGMYPKRLILADARRRGVPVLPLDVNKSAVTHRIELVSDKGGGGRESGGREDGGRKEEKWGVRLALSDVHGISEAEAARIEEGQPYSSLLDFWERARPSRPLAQRLAQVGGLDAFGANRRDLQLHLTELHRGTRGPRGARGAQLPLSGGHGTAPAGLPDLGDAERLSAELGVLGMDASRHLMGDHEKFLEELGVLTARRLREAEHGRVVLVAGAKVATQTPPIRSGKRVIFTTLDDGTGLVDLAFFDDAHAACAHTVFHSWLLLVRGTVQRRGPRSLSVVGAAAWNLADLVEVRRQGGLDAVALRLAEPPEQPPSDEDDPVDGRRIRMATGYEMHPWADLRPAGDGQSGPPRKLWHQSPGSAG is encoded by the coding sequence GTGCCAGGGTTCACGCATTTGCACACCGTCTCCGGGTTCTCCCTCAGATACGGGGCCTCGCACCCGGAGCGGCTGGCCGGGCGTGCCTCCGAGCGGGGCATGGACGCGCTCGCCCTCACCGACCGGGACACCCTCGCGGGCTCGGTCAGGTTCGCCAAGGCCTGCGTGAAGGCAGGGGTACGGCCACTGTTCGGGACGGACCTCGCGGTGAGCGGCCCCCCGCCGACCGCCTCGGCCGCGTCGGGCCACGCCCCGGCCGAGCGGCGCAGGCAGCCCGTGCGCGGTGGTGCCTTCATCGACGAGTCGACCCCGCGCGTGACCTTCCTCGCCCGCGAGGGAGCGAGGGGCTGGGCCTCCCTGTGCCGTCTGGTCACCGCCGCCCACGCCACCGGCGAGCCCCGGCTGACCTGGGAGGACAACCACGGCGACGGTCTGACCGTGCTGCTCGGGCCCGCGTCCGACGTCGGCCGCGCGCTCGCCGCGGGCCGCCCCGACCGCGCCGCGCGCCTCCTCGCCCCCTGGCGCGAGATCTACGGCGACGCCCTGCGCCTCGAAGCCGTCCACCACGGCCGCGAGGGCGCGGGCCCCGGATCCCTGCGCCTGGCCGCCCGCACCGTCGGCTTCGCCGCCGAACAGGGCATCCGCCCCGTCCTCACCAACGACGTCCGGTACGCCGACCCGGGCCTCGGTCCGGTCGCCGACGTCCTCGACGCCGCGCGCCGCCTCGTCCCGGTCGACCCCCGGAAGGAACTCGACAGCGGAGAGCGCTGGCTGAAGGACGCCGACGCCATGCTGATGACGGCCGAACGGGTGGTGGAGGCGGCGGGCTTCCGCCGCGACGCCGCGTACCGGCTGCTCGAACAGACCAACGCCGCGGCGGCGGAATGCCGCGTCGATCCCGAGGACGACCTCGGCATCGGCTCCGTGCACTTCCCCGAACCGCGGCTCGTCGGCGCCGGTCGCCGCACCGCGCAGAGGGTCCTCGCGTCGCGGGCGGCGGCGGGGATGCTGCGCCTCGGGTACGACCGGAAACGGGAGTACTGGGAGCGCATGCACCGCGAGTTGGACATCATCGCCCACCACGGCTTCGCCACGTACTTCCTGACGGTGTCCCAAGTCGTCGACGACGTAAGGAACATGGGCATCCGGGTCGCCGCACGCGGCTCCGGCGCCGGGTCCCTGGTCAACCATCTGCTCGGCATCGCGCACGCGGACCCGGTCGAACACGGCCTCCTCATGGAGCGGTTCCTGTCCAAGCGCCGCTCCGTCCTGCCCGACATCGACATCGACGTGGAGTCCGCCCGGCGCCTGGAGGTCTACCGGGCGATCATCGGCCGGTTCGGCGCCGAGCGCGTCGCGACCGTCTCGATGCCGGAGACGTACCGCGTCCGCCATGCCGTACGCGATGTGGGCGCCGCTTTGTCCATGGACCCGGCCGACATCGACCGGATCGCCAAGTCCTTCCCGCACATCAGGGCCCGCGACGCGCGGGCCGCGCTGGAGGAATTGCCCGAACTGCGGGAACTGGCAGGGGAGTCCAGGCAGGGCGGGGACCGGTACGGACGCATGTGGGAGCTGGTCGAGGCGCTCGACGCGCTGCCGCGCGGTATCGCCATGCACCCGTGCGGGGTGCTGCTCTCGGACGCCTCGCTGCTCGCCCGTACGCCCGTCATGCCGACCAGCGGCGAGGGCTTCCCCATGTCGCAGTTCGACAAGGAGGACGTCGAGGACCTCGGCCTGCTCAAGCTCGACGTCCTCGGGGTGCGGATGCAGTCGGCGATGGCGCACGCGGTCGCGGAGACCGAGCGGGCGACCGGCTCCACGGTGGACCTGGACGCGGTGGCGCCCGGTGACCCGGAGACGTACCGGCTCATCAAGTCCACCGAGACGCTGGGCTGTTTCCAGATCGAGTCCCCGGGCCAGAGGGACCTGGTGGGGCGGCTCCAGCCGGCCACCTTCCACGACCTCGTGGTGGACATCTCGCTGTTCCGCCCGGGTCCCGTCGCCGCCGACATGGTGCGGCCGTTCATCGAGGCGCGGCACGGGCGCGCCCCGGTCCGCTATCCGCACCGCGACCTGGAGGGGCCCCTGAAGGAGACGTACGGGGTCGTCGTCTTCCACGAGCAGATCATCGAGATCGTGAACATCATGACGGGATGCGGCCGCGACGAGGCGGACCGGGTCAGGCGGGGGCTGTCCGACCCCGATGCGCAGGGGCGCATCCGGTTCTGGTTCGCACAGCAGGCGGCGGCGCACGGATACGACGCCGAGACCATCGCCCGCACCTGGGAGATCGTCGAGGCCTTCGGGTCGTACGGGTTCTGCAAGGCGCACGCCGTCGCCTTCGCGGTGCCGACCTATCAGTCGGCGTGGCTGAAGGCCCATCACCCGGCCGCGTTCTACGCGGGGTTGCTCACGCACGACCCCGGGATGTACCCGAAGCGGCTGATCCTCGCGGACGCGCGGCGCCGCGGGGTGCCGGTCCTTCCCTTGGACGTGAACAAGTCCGCGGTCACTCACCGTATCGAACTGGTGTCCGATAAAGGGGGCGGCGGTCGCGAGAGCGGCGGTCGCGAGGACGGTGGTCGCAAAGAGGAGAAGTGGGGTGTGCGGCTCGCGCTCTCCGACGTGCACGGGATCAGCGAGGCCGAGGCGGCCCGCATCGAGGAGGGGCAGCCGTACTCCTCGCTGCTCGACTTCTGGGAGCGGGCGAGGCCCAGCCGGCCACTCGCGCAGCGGCTCGCCCAGGTCGGCGGGCTCGACGCGTTCGGCGCCAACCGGCGTGACCTGCAACTGCACCTGACGGAACTGCACCGGGGAACGCGCGGGCCCCGGGGTGCCCGCGGTGCCCAACTGCCTCTGTCCGGCGGCCACGGGACCGCGCCGGCCGGGCTGCCCGACCTCGGCGACGCCGAGCGGCTCAGCGCCGAACTCGGGGTGCTCGGGATGGACGCCTCCCGCCATCTCATGGGCGACCACGAGAAGTTCCTCGAGGAGCTGGGGGTGCTGACAGCGCGCCGCCTGCGTGAGGCCGAGCACGGCAGGGTCGTACTGGTCGCGGGCGCCAAGGTCGCCACGCAGACCCCGCCGATCCGCTCCGGCAAGCGCGTCATCTTCACGACCCTGGACGACGGCACGGGCCTGGTCGACCTGGCCTTCTTCGACGACGCGCACGCCGCGTGCGCGCACACCGTCTTCCACTCGTGGCTGCTCCTCGTCCGCGGCACGGTCCAGCGGCGCGGCCCGCGCAGCCTCAGCGTGGTGGGCGCGGCCGCGTGGAACCTCGCGGACCTGGTGGAGGTGCGCCGGCAGGGCGGCCTCGACGCGGTGGCGCTGCGGCTGGCGGAGCCGCCCGAACAGCCGCCGTCCGACGAGGACGACCCGGTCGACGGCCGCCGCATCCGCATGGCCACCGGATACGAGATGCACCCCTGGGCCGACCTGCGCCCGGCGGGCGACGGTCAGTCCGGGCCACCGCGCAAACTGTGGCACCAGAGCCCCGGGAGCGCGGGATGA
- a CDS encoding DNA polymerase Y family protein, with protein MTTLYVRFLLPPMYEAVLPQLIALLGEFSPTVEALPPDAALVDLGGAVRYFGRDAVELAAVIRVRALALYGVECVIGAGPGPMLARMAARTASPGVTRVVPGDPGAVAEFLAGQPVAALPGVGAATARTLCEYGLDTVDRVAAAPQGTLQRLTTARIGRELHERARGVDRTRVTPNAATRSTAAERPFPRDELDPYRHRRALLSLADELGARLRDGKQVCRSLTLTVRYADRSTTTRSRTLPEPTAHTTALSTAAYRMYEALGLQRARVRALGLRAEGLRPVEGSARQLTFDPADEKARALEAVADRARARFGPGAIVPGRLAA; from the coding sequence ATGACCACTCTGTACGTACGGTTCCTGCTGCCGCCCATGTACGAGGCGGTGCTGCCCCAACTGATCGCTCTGCTGGGCGAGTTCAGCCCGACGGTCGAGGCGCTGCCGCCCGACGCAGCCCTCGTGGACCTGGGCGGGGCGGTGCGCTACTTCGGGCGGGACGCCGTCGAACTCGCCGCGGTGATCAGGGTGCGGGCGCTCGCCCTGTACGGGGTGGAGTGTGTGATCGGCGCGGGCCCCGGCCCGATGCTGGCGCGGATGGCGGCGCGGACGGCCTCGCCCGGGGTGACCAGGGTGGTTCCGGGAGACCCCGGCGCCGTGGCGGAGTTCCTCGCCGGGCAGCCGGTCGCCGCGCTGCCCGGCGTCGGCGCCGCCACCGCCCGCACCCTGTGCGAATACGGGCTCGACACCGTCGACAGGGTGGCGGCCGCCCCGCAGGGCACCCTGCAACGGCTCACCACCGCCCGCATCGGCCGTGAACTGCACGAGAGGGCGCGCGGCGTCGACCGCACCCGGGTCACCCCCAACGCCGCCACGCGGTCCACCGCCGCCGAACGCCCCTTCCCGCGCGACGAACTCGACCCGTACCGGCACCGCCGCGCCCTGCTCTCCCTCGCCGACGAGCTGGGTGCCCGGCTCCGAGACGGGAAGCAGGTGTGCCGCTCGCTGACCCTCACCGTGCGCTACGCCGACCGGTCCACGACGACCCGCAGCCGTACGCTTCCCGAGCCCACCGCGCACACGACCGCGCTGTCCACGGCCGCGTACCGGATGTACGAGGCGCTCGGCCTGCAGCGGGCCAGGGTGCGGGCGCTCGGTCTGCGGGCGGAGGGGCTCCGCCCGGTGGAGGGTTCCGCCCGCCAGCTGACCTTCGACCCCGCGGACGAGAAGGCGCGGGCGCTGGAGGCGGTGGCCGACCGGGCCCGGGCGCGGTTCGGACCCGGGGCGATCGTGCCCGGCCGGCTCGCGGCGTGA
- a CDS encoding cupin domain-containing protein — translation MPVVRASEAAVHEMHGVRFVSYAKPATGSKELCAWRAEIPAGTPGVAHTVSREEILHVLSGSLRFTVDGRTDTLAAGDTAIVNPGATLTVENPGDLPAAMWVTTSVGLEAVLADGSRVTPPWAR, via the coding sequence ATGCCAGTCGTCCGCGCGTCCGAAGCCGCCGTCCACGAGATGCACGGCGTCCGTTTCGTCTCGTACGCCAAGCCCGCCACCGGCAGCAAGGAGCTGTGCGCCTGGCGGGCCGAGATCCCGGCGGGCACCCCGGGTGTCGCCCACACGGTGTCCCGCGAGGAGATCCTGCACGTGCTCAGCGGCAGCCTGCGCTTCACGGTCGACGGGCGCACGGACACGCTCGCCGCGGGCGACACCGCGATCGTCAATCCGGGCGCGACCCTCACCGTCGAGAACCCGGGCGACCTGCCCGCCGCCATGTGGGTCACGACGTCCGTGGGCCTGGAGGCCGTGCTGGCCGACGGCTCGCGCGTCACTCCGCCCTGGGCCCGGTAG
- a CDS encoding MarR family winged helix-turn-helix transcriptional regulator, whose translation MQNSEAMALSAALLSAAGELTQRIHEGVVARGFEGLRPAHGFAFARLSWGGATATDLAAHLGVTKQAASQLVDELVRKGYVERRPHPDDARARLVVMTERGWACARAAEESAADAVRPWVERLGERKARVLLDQLTAVAPDGPIRPTW comes from the coding sequence GTGCAGAACTCCGAGGCCATGGCCCTCTCCGCCGCCCTGCTCTCCGCCGCCGGGGAACTGACGCAACGCATCCATGAAGGGGTCGTCGCCCGCGGCTTCGAGGGGCTGCGGCCCGCACACGGATTCGCGTTCGCGCGGCTCTCCTGGGGCGGCGCGACCGCCACCGACCTCGCCGCGCATCTGGGGGTCACCAAGCAGGCCGCGAGCCAGCTCGTCGACGAGCTGGTGCGCAAGGGCTACGTCGAGCGCCGGCCTCACCCGGACGACGCCCGCGCCCGGCTCGTCGTCATGACCGAACGCGGCTGGGCGTGCGCGCGGGCCGCGGAGGAGTCCGCCGCCGACGCGGTGCGACCGTGGGTCGAGCGGCTCGGTGAGCGCAAGGCCCGGGTGCTGCTCGACCAGTTGACCGCCGTCGCGCCCGACGGGCCCATCAGGCCCACCTGGTGA
- a CDS encoding esterase/lipase family protein, giving the protein MLPRNWKRAVRSLTAALLLTAAATAVPAAAHAAAPSRGWNNYSCKPSAAHPRPVVLVHGTFGNSVDNWLVLAPYLVNRGYCVFSLDYGQLPGVPLFNGLGPIDKSAGQLDTFVDKVLAATGAPKADLVGHSQGGMMPRYYLKFLGGAAKVNSLVGIAPDNHGTTLNGLTNLLPYFPGAGDLLTLATPGLADQMAGSPFITKLNQGGDTVPGVHYTVIATKYDEVVTPYGTQFLSGPDVHNVKLQDLCAVDLSEHVAIGTIDRVAFHEVANALDPAHATATTCASAVS; this is encoded by the coding sequence ATGCTGCCCCGGAACTGGAAACGTGCGGTCAGATCCCTGACCGCGGCCCTGTTGCTCACGGCCGCGGCCACCGCGGTCCCCGCCGCCGCCCACGCCGCCGCCCCCAGCAGAGGCTGGAACAACTACAGCTGCAAGCCGTCCGCCGCCCACCCGCGCCCCGTCGTCCTCGTCCACGGCACCTTCGGGAACTCCGTCGACAACTGGCTCGTCCTCGCCCCCTACCTGGTGAACCGCGGCTACTGCGTCTTCTCGCTCGACTACGGACAGCTGCCCGGCGTCCCGCTGTTCAACGGCCTCGGCCCGATCGACAAGTCGGCGGGCCAGCTCGACACGTTCGTCGACAAGGTGCTCGCCGCCACCGGCGCCCCCAAGGCCGACCTCGTCGGCCACTCGCAGGGCGGCATGATGCCCCGCTACTACCTCAAGTTCCTCGGCGGCGCCGCGAAGGTGAACTCCCTCGTCGGTATCGCGCCCGACAACCACGGCACCACCCTGAACGGCCTGACCAATCTCCTGCCGTACTTCCCCGGGGCCGGTGACCTGCTGACCCTCGCCACCCCCGGCCTCGCCGACCAGATGGCGGGCTCCCCGTTCATCACCAAGCTCAACCAGGGCGGGGACACCGTCCCAGGCGTCCACTACACCGTCATCGCGACCAAGTACGACGAGGTCGTCACCCCGTACGGCACCCAGTTCCTGAGCGGCCCCGACGTCCACAACGTCAAGCTCCAGGACCTGTGCGCCGTAGACCTGTCCGAGCACGTCGCCATCGGCACCATCGACCGCGTCGCCTTCCACGAGGTCGCGAACGCCCTCGACCCGGCCCACGCCACCGCCACCACCTGCGCCTCGGCGGTGAGTTGA
- a CDS encoding lytic polysaccharide monooxygenase, giving the protein MSVRRKAATFAVAGAVPFALTALAAAPASAHGSMTDPVSRVSACYAEGPESPQSAACKAAVAASGAQAFYDWNAVNIANAAGKSKEIIPDGKLCSAGNDKYKGLDLPRADWPSSPMSAGSHTFHYKGTAPHKGSFELYITKDSYDPTKPLKWSDLEAQPFVKVTDPKMENGDYVFDGDVPARSGRHLIYSIWQRSDSPEAFYTCSDVVFGKDSGAGATAPTASAPSDQEIADGAGKSSVEHHHDAAGGSAEPQAEESAAPAADASTGGSGPEAKGGVTKPLADENLAETGGDSTTPYIAMGGAAVLAVGAATMFASVRRRSVAGGRHSR; this is encoded by the coding sequence ATGTCAGTTCGCCGCAAGGCCGCCACGTTCGCCGTCGCAGGTGCCGTCCCGTTCGCCCTGACCGCGCTGGCCGCCGCGCCCGCGTCGGCGCACGGCTCGATGACGGACCCGGTCAGCCGCGTCTCCGCCTGCTACGCGGAGGGCCCGGAGAGCCCGCAGTCCGCGGCGTGCAAGGCCGCCGTCGCGGCCAGTGGCGCGCAGGCCTTCTACGACTGGAACGCGGTCAACATCGCGAACGCCGCGGGCAAGTCGAAGGAGATCATCCCCGACGGCAAGCTGTGCAGCGCGGGCAACGACAAGTACAAGGGGCTCGATCTTCCGCGCGCCGACTGGCCGTCGAGCCCGATGTCGGCGGGCAGCCACACGTTCCACTACAAGGGAACGGCCCCGCACAAGGGCTCGTTCGAGCTGTACATCACCAAGGACTCGTACGACCCGACGAAGCCGCTGAAGTGGTCGGACCTGGAGGCGCAGCCCTTCGTCAAGGTCACCGACCCGAAGATGGAGAACGGCGACTACGTCTTCGACGGTGACGTCCCGGCGCGGTCGGGCCGCCACCTCATCTACTCGATCTGGCAGCGCTCCGACTCCCCCGAGGCCTTCTACACCTGCTCCGACGTGGTGTTCGGCAAGGACAGCGGGGCCGGTGCGACCGCTCCCACCGCCTCCGCGCCCTCCGACCAGGAGATCGCGGACGGCGCGGGCAAGTCGTCCGTGGAGCACCACCACGATGCCGCCGGGGGCAGCGCCGAGCCGCAGGCCGAGGAGTCCGCGGCGCCGGCCGCCGATGCCTCGACGGGCGGCAGCGGGCCCGAGGCGAAGGGCGGCGTCACGAAGCCTCTCGCCGACGAGAACCTCGCCGAGACCGGCGGCGACAGCACCACCCCGTACATCGCGATGGGCGGCGCCGCGGTCCTGGCGGTCGGTGCCGCGACGATGTTCGCGTCGGTGCGGCGCCGCTCCGTGGCGGGCGGGCGCCACAGTCGCTGA